One segment of Candidatus Cloacimonadota bacterium DNA contains the following:
- a CDS encoding FxsA family protein: MKKRFIFYLFLLFTIIPLLELALLIKVGSIIGFWRTIAIILITGAGGAYLARQQGFWVIVAIKQDFSEGRFPADKLLDGALILVGATLLITPGLFTDAFGILCLFPATRTIFKNVIKYHLRKKF, encoded by the coding sequence ATGAAAAAACGATTTATTTTTTATCTCTTTCTTTTATTTACGATAATTCCGTTACTTGAGCTGGCTCTTCTCATCAAAGTCGGCTCAATAATCGGATTCTGGCGCACAATTGCCATAATTCTTATAACCGGTGCAGGCGGTGCCTATTTAGCGAGACAGCAAGGTTTTTGGGTAATTGTGGCAATCAAACAAGATTTTTCCGAAGGTCGCTTTCCTGCGGATAAATTATTGGACGGAGCTTTGATCCTCGTCGGTGCTACGCTTCTCATTACTCCCGGACTGTTTACCGATGCTTTTGGAATTCTCTGCCTTTTTCCGGCTACAAGAACAATCTTCAAAAATGTAATAAAATATCATCTGCGGAAAAAATTTTAA